A window of the Hordeum vulgare subsp. vulgare chromosome 5H, MorexV3_pseudomolecules_assembly, whole genome shotgun sequence genome harbors these coding sequences:
- the LOC123452208 gene encoding uncharacterized protein LOC123452208, which translates to MAAPFFSTPFQPYVYQSQQGSVTAFQISGGDVQVLQVMVKSQDKLTAKPGTMCYMSGNIQMDNNYLPENDGGVWQWIFGKSITSTVFFNPGPDDGYVGISAPFPGRILPIDLANFGGELLCQADSFLCSVNDVSVTSTVDQRPRNIEIGAEMILKQKLRGQGMAFLVGGGSVMQKILAPREVITVDCGCIVAMTSTISFQLQNPTQHRRAVLVFGGVNQLKASLTGPGVVFIQSLPFSRLSQRIASRSVAAPSLRDNPRFFIQIIMFFFLAYVMIVSSIILTDV; encoded by the exons atggccgcgccCTTCTTCTCCACCCCCTTCCAACCCTACGTCTACCAG AGCCAGCAGGGATCTGTGACGGCGTTTCAGATATCCGGTGGGGATGTGCAGGTCCTGCAG GTGATGGTGAAGTCGCAGGACAAGTTGACGGCGAAACCAG GTACAATGTGTTACATGTCCGGGAACATTCAGATGGACAACAATTACTTGCCTGAAAACGACGGAGGCGTGTGGCAGTGGATATTTGGAAAAAGTATAACCAGCACTGTTTTCTTCAATCCTGGCCCTGATGATGGATATGTGGGGATTTCTGCGCCGTTTCCTGGGAGGATACTGCCT ATAGATCTAGCGAACTTTGGTGGAGAACTACTTTGCCAG GCAGATTCTTTCCTCTGCTCGGTCAATGATGTGTCAGTCACAAGTACAGTTGATCAGCGGCCACGCAACATTGAAATTGGTGCAGAG ATGATCCTCAAACAGAAGCTTAGGGGTCAAGGGATGGCCTTCCTTGTCGGCGGTGGGTCag TAATGCAGAAAATTCTTGCTCCCCGGGAGGTGATTACTGTTGATTGTGGTTGCATTGTGGCTATGACAAGCACCATCAGCTTTCAGTTACAGAACCCTACCCAACATAGAAGAGCAGTCCTTGTATTCGGG GGTGTCAACCAGCTAAAAGCATCTCTCACAGGACCTGGCGTCGTTTTCATTCAGAGCCTACCCTTCAGTCGGCTCTCGCAGCGCATCGCAAG TAGATCAGTGGcggccccaagcttgagagacaaCCCCAGGTTCTTCATCCAGATCATCATGTTCTTCTTCCTGGCCTATGTCATGATTGTGTCGTCAATAATTCTGACGGATGTTTAG
- the LOC123452207 gene encoding uncharacterized protein LOC123452207, giving the protein MASSNIKVCDGLVIGKNRPKELYLSEMCKIEDDPIAIPIEANAYGKGLPYAPINWPCLGDEWKWKVGKRYYTGHWHDRYLIPPSRFRDANGRRILFRSKKHVEEFIKREFPDTDPNTFFSMFIWKIPCEGSVIQRGTRQLRGPKLENLLANPTKEKLRFIKSSLAHDYDMFCTMPNFRAECCCIICGMVVDYSCGGYNYMKCEATIGENTKCGHVGHLHCALKSSMAGTVGGGIFLDMEYYCRWCDNKTNLMMHVEKLLETCRPLQSKEKIKTILDMGLSILRGSRKEQAKILENYMGSVMAKINDGVDLNEVWKKEDCDGVATLDAEEIFPPTTTTVMLRASHYPYLNSL; this is encoded by the exons ATGGCTTCCTCAAACATCAAG GTTTGTGATGGCTTGGTAATAGGAAAGAACAGACCTAAGGAGCTTTATTTATCAGAAATGTGTAAAATTGAAGATGACCCTATTGCAATACCCATCGAGGCTAATGCATATGGAAAGGGCTTGCCCTATGCTCCTATAAACTGGCCATGTCTTGGAGATGAGTGGAAATGGAAAGTGGGAAAGAGATATTATACTGGGCACTGGCATGATAG GTATCTTATCCCTCCCTCACGATTTCGTGATGCTAATGGTAGAAGGATACTATTCAGAAGTAAAAAGCATGTTGAAGAGTTTATCAAGAGAGAATTTCCGGACACCGACCCTAACACATTCTTCTCTATGTTTATATGGAAGATCCCTTGTGAGGGAAGCGTGATTCAAAGAG GAACTCGGCAATTGAGGGGTCCCAAACTTGAAAATCTCTTAGCAAATCCAACTAAAGAGAAGTTACGGTTTATTAAATCTTCACTAGCACATGATTATGACATGTTCTGCACAATGCCTAATTTCCGTGCTGAATGTTGTTGTATTATCTGTGGTATGGTTGTTGACTATTCCTGTGGAGGTTATAACTACATGAAGTGTGAGGCTACTATTGGTGAGAACACCAAATGTGGGCATGTTGGGCACCTTCACTGTGCTCTTAAAAGTTCGATGGCTGGAACTGTTGGAGGAGGTATTTTCTTGGATATGGAATATTACTGCAGGTGGTGTGATAACAAAACAAATTTGATGATGCATGTGGAAAAACTATTGGAAACATGTCGACCTCTTCAATCAAAGGAGAAAATTAAGACTATCCTAGACATGGGCTTATCCATCTTGAGAGGCTCAAGAAAAGAGCAAGCAAAAATCTTGGAGAACTACATGGGATCAGTGATGGCAAAG ATTAACGATGGGGTTGATCTTAATGAAGTATGGAAAAAGGAAGATTGTGATGGTGTGGCAACATTGGATGCAG AAGAAATTTTCCCACCAACCACTACTACCGTGATGCTGAGGGCTAGCCATTATCCATATCTAAATAGTCTATAA